In the genome of Desulfovibrio desulfuricans, one region contains:
- a CDS encoding sensor domain-containing diguanylate cyclase, with product MSVQKNSSTVHWRIGLDLTYLVVDPAKERLLGIPEGSLSGSPLTHCMHPEDAALLCQALDHASISNGLAGCTVRYVCPKGTHTITTLNITPLRDAHGNITAFAGSERCIGAVDIHSGMSPAFEAIFARAFVAFCLIDREGRLRTVNSPYARLTGRPTNELVRCHVGEMGVPTMEMVNSAFALFDAGEKFPEREIIHGGKDYAISAFGLPTACGDITSICVFMRDISMRKGLERRLEAANRTLEEMNAKDYLTGVFNRRHFDETLHKEMARLAREGGVMCVGMVDVDNFKLYNDAYGHLAGDECLARVAQAMGAALLRPADEIFRYGGEEFAIVMPQTGKENALNVAERVREAVEGLRIPHCQTAYGFVTVSIGVAGIDANSARFGHQACEKLIRVADKALYRAKDGGRNKVDSDLCSVDGIS from the coding sequence TTGTCGGTCCAGAAGAACAGCAGCACGGTGCACTGGCGCATTGGCCTTGATCTTACATATCTCGTTGTCGACCCTGCAAAAGAACGGCTTTTGGGAATCCCCGAGGGGTCCCTGTCCGGCAGCCCGCTAACGCACTGCATGCACCCGGAGGATGCGGCCCTGCTGTGCCAGGCCCTTGACCATGCATCCATCAGCAACGGCCTTGCGGGGTGCACGGTGCGCTATGTGTGCCCCAAGGGCACGCATACCATCACCACCCTGAACATTACGCCCCTCCGGGATGCCCACGGCAACATTACAGCCTTTGCCGGCAGTGAACGCTGCATCGGCGCTGTGGACATCCATTCCGGCATGTCCCCGGCCTTTGAAGCTATCTTTGCGCGCGCATTTGTGGCCTTCTGCCTCATAGACAGGGAGGGACGGCTGCGCACGGTCAACAGCCCGTACGCACGGCTGACCGGCAGGCCCACCAACGAGCTGGTGCGCTGCCATGTTGGCGAAATGGGCGTCCCCACCATGGAAATGGTGAACAGCGCCTTTGCGCTGTTTGATGCGGGCGAGAAGTTTCCCGAGCGGGAGATTATCCATGGCGGCAAGGATTACGCCATATCCGCCTTTGGCCTGCCCACCGCCTGCGGCGACATCACCTCCATTTGCGTGTTCATGCGCGACATCAGCATGCGCAAAGGCCTGGAGCGCCGCCTTGAAGCGGCCAACCGCACGCTGGAAGAAATGAACGCCAAGGATTACCTGACCGGCGTGTTCAACCGTCGCCACTTTGACGAGACACTGCACAAGGAGATGGCGCGGCTGGCCCGGGAGGGCGGGGTCATGTGCGTGGGCATGGTCGATGTGGACAACTTCAAATTGTACAACGACGCCTACGGCCACCTGGCGGGGGACGAATGTCTGGCCCGAGTGGCCCAGGCCATGGGCGCGGCGCTGCTCAGACCGGCTGACGAGATATTTCGCTATGGCGGCGAGGAGTTCGCCATTGTTATGCCGCAGACCGGCAAGGAAAACGCCCTGAACGTGGCGGAACGGGTACGCGAGGCAGTGGAGGGCCTGCGCATTCCGCACTGCCAAACAGCCTACGGGTTTGTGACCGTCAGCATAGGCGTGGCGGGCATCGACGCAAACTCGGCCCGCTTTGGCCATCAGGCCTGCGAAAAACTGATCAGGGTCGCCGACAAAGCCCTGTACCGGGCCAAGGACGGCGGACGCAACAAGGTTGACAGCGACCTGTGCAGCGTGGACGGGATCAGCTGA
- a CDS encoding glycosyltransferase family 2 protein — translation MLLNAVLCVWNEEDVIAATVRHAFAQGCTGVFIVDNASSDGTVAAAEAAGAVLAAAFDSKYFNEDLKVTYLNEVVRRWNEQHNPESAWWLFADADEFPALDGGLRILDFLEGLDPAIRGVQGYLFNHLPTHQPYLAPGRHPADFMPLCSKTWGGKVPLLRYDRGRPHLWSIGGAHDVVTHGEALPVVQDALQIHHFPHRKPESTFARLKKLVFRNEDGTSRSDWHDNFLRQVGANISQYNARHDELMSMYSDNRGKELLCGPLEYDFRTLVRWYDAYDDVPFAAPPLEQSLCRAVYYFFLEEYDIALCRFKDSFDLCGDADTRLRILVKMAECLAHSSADDARALLVPLVRQGNHAVNEYINVFCGHILTGQAPPPRPQSGPATARIGVSQSVFPDGVAQRYAAMAADISGDFRPFFR, via the coding sequence ATGCTTCTCAATGCCGTTCTGTGCGTCTGGAACGAGGAGGATGTTATTGCCGCCACGGTCAGACACGCCTTTGCCCAGGGCTGCACCGGCGTGTTTATTGTCGACAATGCCAGCTCAGACGGCACGGTGGCGGCTGCGGAGGCCGCCGGGGCCGTGCTGGCGGCAGCGTTTGACAGCAAGTATTTTAACGAAGACCTCAAGGTCACCTACCTCAATGAGGTGGTGCGCCGCTGGAACGAGCAGCACAACCCCGAGAGCGCCTGGTGGCTTTTTGCCGATGCCGACGAGTTTCCCGCCCTGGACGGCGGGCTGCGGATACTTGACTTTCTGGAGGGGCTCGACCCGGCCATTCGCGGCGTGCAGGGCTATCTTTTTAACCACCTGCCCACCCATCAGCCCTACCTAGCGCCGGGGCGGCATCCTGCCGATTTTATGCCCCTGTGCTCCAAAACATGGGGCGGCAAAGTGCCGCTGTTGCGCTACGACAGGGGGCGTCCGCACCTCTGGTCCATCGGCGGCGCGCATGATGTGGTGACCCATGGCGAAGCCCTGCCTGTCGTGCAGGACGCGTTGCAGATACACCACTTTCCGCACCGCAAGCCAGAGAGCACATTTGCCCGGCTGAAAAAGCTGGTTTTCCGCAATGAGGACGGCACAAGCCGCAGCGACTGGCACGACAACTTTTTACGGCAGGTGGGCGCGAATATCTCGCAGTACAACGCGCGCCATGACGAACTCATGAGCATGTACAGCGACAACCGGGGCAAGGAGCTGCTGTGCGGGCCGCTGGAATACGACTTCCGCACCCTTGTGCGCTGGTACGACGCCTACGACGATGTGCCCTTTGCCGCCCCACCGCTGGAGCAGAGCCTTTGCCGGGCTGTGTACTATTTCTTTTTGGAAGAGTATGACATTGCCCTGTGCAGGTTTAAGGACTCCTTTGATTTGTGCGGCGATGCCGACACCCGCCTGCGCATCCTGGTAAAAATGGCCGAATGCCTTGCGCATTCCTCTGCGGATGATGCGCGCGCCCTGCTTGTGCCCCTGGTGCGGCAGGGCAATCACGCCGTAAATGAATATATCAACGTCTTTTGCGGGCATATCCTTACAGGGCAGGCCCCGCCGCCAAGGCCGCAAAGCGGCCCGGCAACGGCCAGAATCGGCGTCAGCCAGAGCGTTTTTCCCGACGGCGTGGCCCAGAGATACGCCGCCATGGCCGCAGATATAAGCGGCGACTTCCGCCCGTTTTTCCGCTGA
- the sppA gene encoding signal peptide peptidase SppA, whose translation MSNQDFSLNGESPLSMSGIGDIPPQATSVPAAAPAAAVAAPQPCACPLAQVPANVWKELLRRPFRKRHPIIFWGFVVLLLAGVGVLGAVIGGNGLMGGQRMALVSVSGPIMDPEPTLEWIRKVERDPSVAGVLLRVDSPGGGAAASQELYNALSALAGKKPVAVSMGSLAASGGLMVSMAGSRIFANASTVTGSIGVRMDIPQLQGLLGKIGVGQETITTAPYKDAGSYMRPLSPEQREYFKKVLDDMHQQFVDIVANGRHMEHARAAALASGKIFTGREAVQLGLVDELGGQDSALAWLSAQCGVPAERKLLSRPKEGGWLPRGLKTMLGVDLRALGGLAANEPVFLYQF comes from the coding sequence ATGAGCAATCAAGATTTTTCGTTAAATGGCGAGTCTCCCCTGTCCATGTCCGGCATCGGCGATATCCCCCCGCAGGCAACCTCCGTCCCCGCCGCAGCCCCAGCGGCAGCCGTTGCCGCGCCGCAGCCGTGCGCCTGCCCTCTGGCGCAGGTGCCCGCAAACGTGTGGAAGGAACTGCTGCGTCGTCCCTTCCGCAAGCGGCATCCCATTATTTTTTGGGGATTTGTCGTGTTGTTGCTGGCGGGCGTCGGCGTGCTGGGGGCCGTAATTGGCGGCAACGGGCTTATGGGCGGCCAGCGCATGGCCCTGGTCTCCGTCTCTGGCCCCATCATGGATCCCGAACCTACGCTGGAGTGGATACGCAAGGTCGAGCGCGACCCCTCGGTGGCGGGCGTGCTGCTGCGCGTTGACTCCCCCGGCGGCGGCGCGGCGGCCTCGCAGGAGCTGTATAATGCCCTGAGCGCCCTGGCCGGCAAAAAGCCCGTGGCCGTCAGCATGGGGTCGCTGGCCGCGTCGGGCGGACTTATGGTCAGCATGGCCGGGTCGCGGATATTCGCCAACGCCTCGACGGTCACAGGCTCCATTGGCGTGCGTATGGATATTCCGCAGCTGCAGGGGCTTTTGGGCAAGATCGGCGTGGGGCAGGAGACAATAACCACCGCGCCGTACAAGGACGCGGGGTCGTACATGCGGCCCCTCAGCCCCGAGCAGCGCGAGTATTTTAAAAAAGTGCTCGACGATATGCACCAGCAGTTTGTGGACATCGTGGCCAATGGCCGTCATATGGAGCACGCCCGCGCGGCGGCCCTGGCCAGCGGCAAGATTTTTACCGGGCGCGAGGCTGTGCAGCTGGGGCTGGTGGACGAACTGGGCGGGCAGGATTCGGCCCTGGCCTGGCTCTCGGCCCAGTGCGGCGTGCCTGCGGAACGCAAGCTTCTGTCGCGCCCCAAGGAGGGCGGGTGGCTGCCGCGCGGGCTCAAGACCATGCTGGGTGTTGACCTGAGAGCGCTGGGGGGCCTTGCCGCCAATGAGCCTGTGTTTCTTTATCAGTTTTAG